A window of Gambusia affinis linkage group LG03, SWU_Gaff_1.0, whole genome shotgun sequence contains these coding sequences:
- the si:dkey-96l17.6 gene encoding kinesin-like protein KIN-14I, whose protein sequence is MYMNTSGTSRRSYSLTFLGKKVGRHHSVAPGGKQIAWETTIRSTEEPEEPSQSGHAPVSEQDLVNLPGSVPELKERRPSPKFPNSQFQQYGNNASDTHRHKDPWRRRWAAFRRWIVADRRKRNGQGSSESQLGVGSDAREAERSQELKIYIPYESAELCITQIAEDMKAMKKRHLQTVQELEENFHFTAQETQERIIQKVRSHYQNKLNTVRRCLDLYQDKVEKTKADLEKKVAELTAHNKQLLEEQRAEKRRWKEDALQWQREKSKMLELFSSRLDALHCHQASTLQELQMARQEIGQVQEILVVSSSQAQQEAAEEEEGSDKKEQTETCSVSDQPLEGANARLEELKESLYQKERELTELLEAERIPVPPVPQPHCSVLLPIVITKAHEICSVVPESRALLHQMIEDNQVALAEARDKLHLQTAKQDSNDKEKTPRQEGSDESSLSFLQETVREHEVCQIALDCIKSGECPVMNDCEMSELEDILGQETLPTAQRTVKGIGQQLLLLQDQLKREKEEKKKVVENYTSERAMRKKYYNMVEEMKGKIRVFCRIRPVNRSEATQGGAVVVAKLDDYSVTVETQRGPREFQFDKVFSTEASQEDLFQDVNRLMQSVIDGYNVCIFAYGQTGSGKTFTMVGDKDQKNPGIMPRSFNAVFDIMRENGSKFDFKVSAYMLELYNDRLQDLFVSQAGEAHAQTQPHGPTRRVEIKRNRKGVVFAQGAETKEASSAQELYALFQQACANRHISATKMNVESSRSHLIVGIMVESRNLTNGSVNTGKLSLVDLAGSERAAKTGAKDHQLKEANSINKSLSALGDVISALSAELPHVPYRNSKLTQVMQDSLGGNAKTLMIVNISPSEYNLDETLTSLVYATRVKAITNSAQKNVDSKEIAQLKEVIMKLKSGQAVEEVDV, encoded by the exons TTGCCTGGGAGACGACTATCAGGTCGACGGAGGAGCCGGAGGAGCCGTCCCAGTCAGGCCATGCCCCAGTATCGGAGCAGGATTTGGTAAACCTACCCGGGAGTGTACCTGAGTTAAAGGAGCGGAGACCAAGTCCAAAATTTCCCAACTCACAGTTTCAGCAGTACGGAAACAACGCATCAG ACACGCATCGGCACAAAGATCCATGGAGGAGAAGGTGGGCTGCTTTTAGACGCTGGATTGTTGCAGACAGGAGGAAACGCAATGGACAAG gCTCATCAGAATCTCAGCTGGGAGTTGGCAGTGATGCCAGAGAAGCTGAGCGCTCACAGGAACTCAAGATTTACATCCCGTATGAGTCGGCTGAGCTCTGCATCACTCAG ATTGCTGAAGACATGAAGGCAATGAAGAAGAGACATCTGCAAACAGTGCAGGAACTGGAGGAGAATTTCCATTTCACGGCTCAGGAGacacaa GAACGGATCATACAGAAGGTCAGATCTCACTATCAGAACAAACTGAACACTGTGAGGAGATGCCTGGACCTCTACCAGGACAAAGTGGAGAAGACGAAGGCTGACCTGGAGAAGAAGGTTGCA GAGCTGACTGCACACAAcaagcagctgctggaggagcaAAGAGCTGAGAAGAGAAGATGGAAAGAAGACGCTCTGCAATGGCAGAGAGAAAAA AGCAAAATGCTGGAGCTGTTCTCCAGCAGGCTGGATGCCCTGCACTGCCACCAGGCCTCCA CACTGCAGGAGCTACAGATGGCCAGACAAGAAATAGGGCAAGTCCAGGAAATATTGGTAGTATCTTCATCACAGGcacaacaggaagcagcagaggaagaggaggggtcAGACAAGAAAGAACAAACGGAG ACATGCAGTGTCTCAGATCAGCCACTGGAGGGAGCCAACGCCCgcctggaggagctgaaggagagCCTGTACCAGAAGGAGAGGGAGCTCACTGAGCTCTTGGAAGCAGAGAGGATCCCCGTCCCTCCCGTCCCACAGCCACACTGCAGCGTCCTGCTCCCCATCGTCATAACCAAG GCCCATGAAATCTGCAGTGTAGTGCCTGAGTCGAGAGCTCTTTTGCACCAAATGATTGAAGACAATCAGGTTGCTTTGGCTGAAGCCAGAGACAAACTTCATCTGCAAACCGCTAAACAGGACAGCAATGATAAAGAGAAGACTCCCAGACAAGAGGG GTCAGATGAGTCAAGTCTGTCTTTTCTGCAAGAGACAGTGAGGGAACATGAGGTGTGTCAAATTGCTTTAGACTGCATCAAATCTGGGGAATGCCCTGTAATGAATG ATTGTGAAATGTCTGAGCTGGAGGACATCCTGGGACAAGAGACACTTCCAACCGCACAGAGGACTGTAAAGGGCATTGGCCAGCAGCTTCTCCTGCTGCAGGATCAG CTGAAGCgagaaaaggaagagaaaaagaaggtaGTTGAGAATTACACATCAGAAAGAGCAATGAGGAAGAAATATTATAACATGGTGGAAGAAATGAAAG GTAAAATCAGGGTGTTTTGTCGAATTCGTCCAGTGAACCGAAGTGAAGCTACACAAGGTGGGGCCGTTGTGGTGGCTAAATTAGACGATTACTCTGTCACTGTGGAAACCCAACGAGGGCCCAGAGAGTTTCAGTTTGATAAGGTGTTCAGTACAGAGGCCTCTCAGGAAGATTTGTTTCAAGATGTAAACAG GCTTATGCAGTCAGTCATCGATGGAtacaatgtttgcatttttgcataTGGCCAGACAGGCTCAGGGAAAACTTTCACCATGGTTGGGGACAAAGATCAGAAGAACCCTGGGATTATGCCCAGATCTTTTAACGCCGTATTTGACATCATGCGAGAGAACGGCTCTAAATTTGACTTCAAG GTTTCGGCCTATATGCTGGAGCTGTACAACGACAGGTTGCAGGACCTCTTCGTGAGCCAGGCGGGTGAGGCCCATGCGCAGACACAACCCCATGGCCCGACCAGGCGGGTGGAGATCAAAAGGAACAGAAAGGGGGTTGTGTTCGCCCAAGGAGCAGAAACAAAGGAGGCTTCCAGTGCCCAGGAGCTTTATGCTCTGTTCCAACAGGCTTGCGCCAATCGACACATTTCCGCCACCA AGATGAATGTGGAGAGTTCCCGCTCCCATCTGATTGTTGGCATTATGGTAGAGAGCAGGAATCTGACTAATGGGAGTGTCAACACCGGAAAGCTGAGCCTTGTCGATCTGGCAGGGAGTGAAAGAGCAGCAAAGACCGGTGCCAAGGACCACCAGCTAAAG GAGGCAAACTCAATCAACAAGTCTCTGAGTGCCTTGGGTGATGTGATCTCAGCATTGTCTGCGGAGCTGCCACATGTGCCATACAGGAACAGCAAGCTCACACAG GTTATGCAGGACTCTTTGGGAGGAAATGCCAAAACCCTCATGATTGTCAACATTTCCCCATCAGAATACAATCTGGACGAAACTCTCACATCTCTCGT TTATGCAACGAGAGTGAAGGCCATAACTAACAGCGCCCAGAAAAATGTGGACAGTAAAGAGATCGCCCAGCTGAAAGAG GTGATCATGAAGCTGAAATCTGGACAGGCAGTGGAAGAGGTGGATGTTTGA